CAAATCAATGTCCAAATTTAGATTTCACTCCAGAGATGTATAATGAAGCATTAGTGTTGATCGaagatttatgtattttaatttcaaatttgcaACTTAGTCATTATGGAATGTCATCACCTGATCGCCCGGCTGTAGACTTAGTGAACACTGATTTGCAACGAGAAAAACAGTACAATGACGTTGACTCAGCTACAATTGTTGTGAATAATGAGCCATTACTGACAgccgaacaaaaaaatatttataatcggaTAATGCGGACCGTTGATGCTGACCAAGGTGGGTTTTTTTCTTAGACGCATCAGGTTGAACAGGTAAGACATtcttaatatcattaattcttGCAAAGACACGTTCCCAACAGAAAATTGCTTTGGCAATTGCATCGTCAGGCATTGCTGCAACTTTGTTAGATGGTGGACGAACAGCACATTCAGCATTGAAGTTGCCATTAGACATTCATAACAAATCAAACGCAATgtgtaacattaaaaaaaaagcggaATGGCTACAGTGTTTCAAAAaagtgcaataataatttgggaCGAGTGTACTATGACTCATAAACATTCACTTGAAGCATTTCATAGAACTATGCAAGATTTGAAAGGTAACAATAAACTTTTCGGTGGTACTATTTTACTACTGTCCGGTGATTTCCGGCAGACTTTACCAGTTATTCCTCACTCTACTTTTGCCGATGAGATCAACGCATGCTTAAAACAATCGTTTTTATGGACAAGTGTTGAGACACTTCGACTGACTATGAATATGCGAGTACAATTGCAAAATGATCCAACAGCACAAGTATTTTCTAAACAATTGCTGGATATTGGAAATGGTGAAATTGAGTTGCAtcaaaatacacaatacataaaattaccaGATATTTTCTGCACTGTTGTTGAAACAAGAAATGAACTAATTGAGAGTGTCTTTCCggataaattgaattaagatTTAGATCACAATTGGCTCTGTAATCGTGCTATTTTGgcagtaaaaaatgttaatgtgaACGAAATTAACTTCCATATACAACAGATTTTGCCCGGTGATTTGATGTCTTTTAAATCAATCGACACAGTTATTGATGAAAACGAAATCGTAAACTTTCCAACTTGAATTCTCTGGATTCGCCAGGAATGCCACCACACAACCTTCAATTGAAAATTGGTTCACCAATTATTCTTCTACGTAATTTAAAGCCACCTCAATTATGTAACGGTACacgtttagttataaaaaatgaccGAAAATATTCTTGAAGCAACAATTTTGTCGGGAAAATTTAAAGGAGATATCGTCCTGTTGCCACGTATTCCACTGATAGCGTCGGAATCTCCAATATCGTTTAAAAGGCTCCAATTTCCGATTTGTTTAGCTTTTGCGatgactataaataaatctcaAGGCCAAACAATGTCTATTTGGGGTTTGGATTTGGAAAACACATGTTTCTCACATGGACAGCTATATATTGCCTGCTCACGTGTAGGAAAACCATCAAATCTCTTCGTGTTAGCGAAAGACAAACCTGTCCATTCCAACCAGGAATGTTGTACACAAAGTAGtacttagataatttttagttttaat
The DNA window shown above is from Aphis gossypii isolate Hap1 unplaced genomic scaffold, ASM2018417v2 Contig00476, whole genome shotgun sequence and carries:
- the LOC126554360 gene encoding ATP-dependent DNA helicase pif1-like, producing the protein MTENILEATILSGKFKGDIVLLPRIPLIASESPISFKRLQFPICLAFAMTINKSQGQTMSIWGLDLENTCFSHGQLYIACSRVGKPSNLFVLAKDKPVHSNQECCTQSST